In Calothrix sp. NIES-2098, the DNA window AGCCAAACGAACTGAGCGTACTGTTAACACTATCCTTTCTGCCGTTTGTAACTTCTACGATTTTCACTACCGGATGGGAAATGTAGAAGAACTGAAAGTTTACGGTCAGCAGTTTTACTCTGGAAGTCGTTCATATAAGCCATTTTTACACCACATTACAAAGGGCAAACCAGTAAAAAAAAGTCTCATCAAATTAAAAGAACCTCGCATACCACCGGAGATTTTAACAGGTAAGCAAGTAAGAGAGCTAATTTCAGCTTGTAATTGTAGACGAGATAAGTTTTTGATTTCCTTGCTTTATGAGAGTGGAATGAGAATTGGACAAGCTTTAGGGCTACGTCATGAAGATGTTCGTTCATGGGATAACGAGATTTATATTGTCCCAAGAACAAACAATGTTAATGGTGTAAGAGCTAAATCTAAAAACTCTTATGTAGTTCACGTTTCCAAAGAACTAATGACTCTTTATTCCGATTACTTAATTTACGAGTATCCAGAGGATTTGGAGTCAGATTATGTATTTATTAATATTTGGGAAGGTGAAACAGGAAATGCTTTAACTTACTCAAGTGTTGCGGCTTTATTTCGTCGCTTAGAAAAGAAAACGGGGATTAAAACCAGCCCACACATATTTCGGCATACCCATGCTACAGAATTAATCCGCCAAGGTTGGGACATGGCTCACGTTCAGAAGCGGTTAGGTCATGCCAGCGTCCAAACTACTATCAATACCTACACTCACTTGACAGATAACGATCTCAAAGAAGCTTATCAAGAATATTTGCAGCAACGAGATAAATAAATGGAACCTCTTCACATCTGCTGGTCAGAATCAAAACAAAAAGATTTGGAGACTCAACTAGTAGGATTTTGGGCAAAAGACGTATGGAATAGAACCGAATGTCCTTTAGCTAAAGATGTTATCTGGAAAGGTAACAATGGCAAAACTATTGGAATCAAGGAAATACAGTTTAACGGCAAATCTAAATCAATTAATACAGAAATTAAATATGTTCTATGGCAGAGATTGGAAAAACAGGAACTATCGCCAATGACTCTTTGGCGACAGGTTCATATCCATATTCGCTGGATTACTGAATGGATAAACCAAGTAGCTCCTAATACTACTTCCTTTATGGAAAAAAGCCTAACACAATGGGAGCTTTCTTTTCGGTCATATGTAGTATCTCAAGGAAAGTTATGTACAAAAAAAGAAAATATATAGCTGAAGGTGAAATTCGATTTAGTCCAAAATGTGACTATCGGATATCTACCCTCAGAACAATATATGAAACTTTGCAGGAAGCTTACGATGAACGTTCTGAGTATGAGAAAGATATTTGGGATATGCGAAAGTTAGGGGTAAAGCTTGTCAAATCAGCAAGAGACCACCACCTAAACTTTACGTTAATTTTGCAGCCTTGGTTGCGCCAAGCGACTAAATCTTATATTCGCTATTGTCTTGCTATTCAAGCAGGAGGAACTTGCCGTAATAAACTTAAGTACCTCAGCCATTTTTCTGAATTTATTAATAAATTAGCTACAGAAATTCGTCCCGAAGATATTAATCGTTCATTGATTGTTGAATATTTAAGTGACTTAGCATCTTTGGATTTAACCAGTTCATATAGACAAGGTTCAATTGGTGCTTTAAAGGAATTTTTAGAGCTATCTACAAGAGAAGGATGGGTTAATGTAACAGAAAAAAGTTTAATTTATCCTAGTGATTATCCCAAAACTACTGAACATTTACCTAAATATATTTCTTCTTATGTCATCGAACAATTGAATCAACATCTAGATGCCTTACCACCTTACATTATGAGGATGGTGTTGATTTTAGAAGAAACGGGAAGACGGATTAGTGAAGTTTGCTGTCTACCTTGGGACTGTATTAAACAGGATTCTCAGGGAGATTGGTTTTTAATTCACTATCAATACAAAATGAAAAAGCAAGATAGTATTCCTGTCAGTAAGGAATTAGCAGCAGTTATTCAAGAACAGCAGGAATTTATTATTAGTCAATGGGGTCAAGGTTTTCCATATCTTTTTCCTACTCCTAAGCCTTGGGGTAAGGGAGAACCAATGAGTGGTAGTAATTTTAATTATGCTTTAAAAAAGCTGGCTTACGAGAAGAATATCTGTGATGAATCAGGAGATATTTATCAATTTCACTCTCACCAATTTCGTCATACAGTAGGGACGCGCATGATTAATAATGGGGTTCCGATACATATTGTGCAGCGTTACCTTGGGCATACATCATTAGAAATGACGTTACGTTATGCCCACATCCACGACCAAACCCTTAAAGCGGAATTTGCTAAATATCAGGGTAGGATGGTGGATATTACTGGCAAGATTGTTCAAACAGAAAGCGTCATTGCAGAGATGGCTTTCGGGTCAAATCTAGACAATATTGATGAGCAATGGATGAAGCAGAATATACTAGCCCAGGCGTTGCCTAATGGTCTTTGCAGCTTACCTGTAGTCCAGGGTGCTTGTCCTTATGGAGCTAACAAATGTTTAAGTTGTACTCATTTCAAGACTGATATTAGATATTTAGACAAACACCAAGAGCATTTAGAACGCACTAACAAAATAGTTGAATGGGCGCAGCAAAATCAAGGCAGTAAGAGAGCTAAGGAGATTCTTAAAGAAAATTTACCAGTTCAAGAAAATTTGGAGCGCATTATTGCAACCTTGGAGATTAACCATGAGGCATGAAAGAAATATAGATGGTTTGCGTCAAAGTGCTGAACAGAGAAGTCAAGAAACTTTAAAGCGAACTGATGAGGCAATAAACAGGTTGGTCAAGGCAGGAGAAAAAATTACTTTTCAATCGGTAGCTAAAGCAGCAGGAGTATCAGTTGCCTACCTTTATAAATATGATGAAATTAAACAACGCATTGACCAGCTAAGAAAGCAACAATTTCCCATTAAAGGATTGCCACAAACGCAGAAAGTATCTGAAGATTCCCAAAAAGCTGTTGCGAAGACTTTAAAGGAGCGAATAAAGAAGCTGGAAGCTGAGAATAGGGGGTTACGCGACCATATTGAGGTCGTTCAGGGAATAGCTATGCAGGTTACAGATTTAAAACAACAGGTAGAAGCTCTCAAGGCTGAAAATTTAAAACTTAAGGAGAAGTTAGAAGAGTCCGACCGCACAATTGCTTCTGCTCAGTTGCAAACAGTTGATGATTTAAAAGTGTCATCCCTAGATAAGAAAAGGTCAAAACGCCTAAGTATAAATAACAAAATTCAATTTGAGCTAGACGAATTGGGGGTTAGGATAAATTCAACCTTGTCGAAATTAATTAACTCAGCACCAGAAGAATTAGTGCTAAAGGCTATTGATGCACTTAAGGAAGCCCTAACAAACACCGAGGTACGTAATCCCTCTGGTTTCTTAGTGGAAGCCATTAAAAATACTTGGATACCTAATGAAGAGTATGTACAAAAAGTGGAACTCGACGTTTTCAATGAGTGGTATGAATTAGCACGAAAAAAAGGTTTAGTTCTTGCCAGCCAAAGCAGTAAAAATGGGATTTTACTTTACACAAATCATGAACAGTGGATACCATTCCCAGAAATGCTAATCAAGTATCCTATAGAAGAAATTAGATAGCAAATTAACTAACATCAAAAGCTTAATGAAAGTATCAGGATTTTCCCAGCACTAGTGTATCTACGATAGGAATATAGTTCTCCTATAGACAAACTTTAAAATAACTCAGTTTAAATACTGTAGATATTCAGAAAAAGTTTATGCCACAAATATCTTAATCAGCTTCTAATTCTGCTGCCATTAATTAAATCTAGTATTAAAGAGAAATACGGTATGCGGGGAGATCACGTTTACTACAATTGCGGTGCTTACAGCCATCATGGTATTGACTGTGGTGATGGTACAGTCATTCACTACACCAAAAGTCAAGGAAATATTTCTCGTATTTCTTGGGCTGACTTTGCATCAGGAATGACAGTTTTTGTAAAAGAGTATGGTCAATGTGATACACCAGATACTGTAGTTTGGCGTGCTGAAAGCAGATTAGGGGAAAATGCTTACGACCTATTTGATAATAATTGCGAACACTTTGCTACATGGTGCAAAACAGGTATACACGCAAGCGAGCAAGTAAGAAATGTAGGAGCAGTTGGAGTGGGAGCATCTGGAAGTGGAGCAGCAGTTGCAGGTAGTCTCGGTGTTGTTAGTGCTGCTGGAGCAGCTGCCGGGTTAAGTGGAGCAGGGATTATGTCAGGTCTGGCTACCGTAGGCGGAGTTGTTGGAGGTGGTGCAGTTGCAGGCATTGGTGCGCTTGGTTTAGCTCCTGCTGCTATCACAAAAATAGCTATGGATCAGGTTTTAACAGATGATGAAAACCTTCCAGATGATGAACGTGAAGCTCGTGCTGTTGGAAGAACCATGACAACTGTAGGTGCTTTAGCTGGTACTGCTGGAGCCGTTGGTACAGTCGCTGCTGCTGGAAGTGTTGCTGGTTTGAGCGCGGCTGGAATAACTTCTGGATTAGCAGCAGTTGGGGCGACAGTTGGAGGTGGAATGGTAGCAGGTGTTGCTATTACGGTTGCAGCACCTGCGGCTGCGGCTGCGGCTGTAGGCTTTGGTGCTTACAAACTCTGGAAATGGATATCAGAATAATAATTTACTACTGTTAAGCGAAGTGAGCTAGACCAATCTGCACTTTGTAGTTTAAATACTACTTGCAACTATTAAATCCACCTAGCTAACAGGTGGATTTTTCAAGTAAAGATTCAAAAAAATATGATAGAACTTCAGACTACATTTGAAATTCCCGATTGGATAGTACAAGGTTTAGAAAGCCAAGAATATGTACGAATTGGAGGAGTTATTCGTGATGCAAAAACAAAACACATCATTGCTATGTTACGTGAAACAGTACCTGACATTTCACAAGCATCAACATTACTTACCCAAGCTGGCTCAGTTGCTAGTCTTGTTAATTTAGGTGTATCAATACTTAATTTAGGCGTGTCGGTAATAGGATTTGCTTTGATACTGAAACGTTTAAAACAAATTGAGCAATGTCTTGAAGAGGATTTAAATCAAATTCAAGCAAACATAAATAATTTACACCGTAATTTTAATATTTCTGTTCATGCTAATTTTACTACTGCTCTTGATCTAGCTCGTGATGCTACTACAATGCTTCATCCCGAAAATCGCAGAAGTATGGCTACATCAGCTATTAATAGATTTTTAGAAGCTCAACATACTTATAATCAATATGTAGATATTTCAATCAATGAAAATATTAACTTTACTGATAAGTATATATTATTTTTATCGTTAACCTATATAGCAAGAACACGTTGTTACTTAGAATTAGAAGAAATTAATTCAGCTATTTATTGCTTGAATGAAGGTAATGAAGTTCTTCGTCGTCATGTGGAAAAATATGTAAAAACTCTTCTTATATCTCAGCCAATAGCAAAAATTGTTCCAAAAACAATTGGTAATAATTTTGTAATATTAGGTTTAGGGAGTAGTTTAGAGAGTTCTGTTGAACTAAATAGACTAGTTAGTATTTGTAAATGGCTTGAGCCAGAATTTAATAGTATTTTAGATGACCAATATATATTGCTTGAGGCTCAAGAAAGAAATTTAGTCAAATTTCATCTTGATGGGATGGGGATGATACCGCTAGATGTAATTGCCACTGCTGCAACTCCTATGCTACCACTACCAATAATGCTTGGAAAATTTGTTGTAGATAAAACTGTAGAAACATTTTTTCCAACAGAAGAGAAAGCTGTAAAAGAAGAGCGTGATTGTACTGGTAAAGAAAAAAATAATTCTTACGATTTACTTCAGGTTGTAGAAAAGATTGAACAAATAATTGAAACTTATAATCGCTTTGAAACTTATTTAGTAGAAGTGCAAGTTATCCAACAACTAGGAATGAGCTTTCAAAACTGGCTTAAATTAGCTTCTCAGAAAGAAGCCCAACAGCATGAAGTAGAAACTATCTGTATTATCCCATTACAACCACTTAACCTATAGCGATGGAACTATTGTTTTATTTAGACGAAAGCGGTAACACAGGTGATGCCATTGCCAAACATGGTGTTGAAGACTCTTTTGCAGGGCAACCATCCTTTGCACTAGCTGGGGTTGGTGCTTTTATGGAAGATGAGTTAGAACAAATTGTACAAAACTTGAAGAGAAAACATAATGTTTATCTGTCAGAATTGAAGGCTTCCCGTCTCTTCATAAAAAAACCTAAATTTATTCAAGAATTGGTACAGACTTTAGTGGAAAGAGATTACCCCTTGTTCATCGAACTGATGGACAAAAGGTATTTTATTGCAGTTAATATTGTATTATTTTATTTACTACACGTTTTAACCGTTAAGTATCCTTTGTTTCAAGGCTACGCGAGATATTTAGCGGGTTTAATTTCAGAACAGCTTGATGATGTTGTTTTGATTGAATTCAGTGAGTTTTGCCGATTCCCATCAAAAGAAAAACTTGTTCAATTTACTCAGTTGTTTCGTAAGGAAGTTTTGGCTACTTTTGACAAAGTGCCAATCGATAGCGATTTACTTAAACAGGTAACTCTTATTGTAACGAACGGTGTGCTAGAAGCAGAGCAAAACAATGAGTTAGATGAAGACATATTTGAGAGATTTTTACCTCCACCTGACCGAAATAACAAGGGGGAGATAATCGCAATGTTGCCTCACACCAGTGCTTTTACCAATATGTATGCACGAATCAACCGTTTTGTAGATGATGATATGAAAATACGAATAATTCATGATGAACAGGCACGTATTGGCGAGATTCTAAAAGTGCATGAAGATACACTCAGGACAAATCAGTTAACTAATATACTTCAGAAATTAACTTGGTGGGATAAAAACGTTAATTATAAATTCACAGGTAAATCTAGTTTGGAATTCACTAAATCTAATACAAGCATTGGTATCCAAGTTGCAGACATTCTTGCAGGATTCTGTACCAGATACTTCAACAAGATTAAAGCTAATCAGGTAGAAGAGGTGCGTTGTCATCACATAACGATTGAGCTACTCAAAAGTGTGTATTCGGGTGATGGTCGAGGGTTAAATATAATTGCTTCAGATGCTTCGATAGAAAGATTTTATTCGCCATTTTGAAAGTTTAATGGTTCAATTACGGTTGTATAACCCTATACCCCTTTTCGATGTCCTTATCCAAAATTTCTTTTGGTTTTTCTACTTTTATCTCACATTCATCAGACCGAATACTTTCTTCGTTGTAGAAAACATTTATGACGTAAAACTTTTATAAATCAAAGTGTTTGTTGTTAAACCTATAGATAACTGCACAATCCCAATGCACCCGTGCTGTATAGTCGCGGTCAAATGTAAACCCGCACTGTGGGCATTTACCAGTGAATAAAGGATGGGTGTCTAGCAGTTCTAGCTGTTGCTGTTGCGTCCATCGCTGTTCGGGTTGCAAAATCAACTCGCCATTGTAGTAACTTGCGCCTTCTGGTTGCCATAGTTCCTCTACTTGGGCGTTGGGGTCTTCTCGAAAGTCGAGGCAGCTGTCACCATCTACCCCCGTTGGGTGAACGGCACAGACGAGGTGGGGGTTGTGGGCATAGAGGAGACAGCGATCGCATTGGTTGATTTTTGGCATAAGTACTAGTGTACTCGCTTTGAAAATGATAACTTGTCAGGTCTACATCTTTATAGTACATTTGTACTTTACAAGAGAAATCCCTATCCCCACTGATAAGGTGGGGATTTTATTTTATGCTGGGGTGTAACATCTCTGGTGGCTTACAGAGAGCGGCCCCATCACTCCCCATCCTTAACTTCGAGCTGATAAATCTGCATCGATGGGTGTTCTTCCATCATCCGCCAATAGTACCCAGTAGGCAGCGGCGACACATTACCACCACAGCAATACAAAAAGATTGGCTCGTCCCGCTTCATCACTTTCTTAACTGTTTGCTCCAGGCTGGGGTCAGGGTTATCGCTGTCGTACCAAATGATGTGGGATTTGCCAAAGTATCCGGCTGCCATGAGACTAGCAGACAGCCATTCCATGATTGACTGAATTTCTTTTGGCTCAACGCCACAGCTTTGTTGAGCGTAACTTTCGATGGTTGGCTGTGCTGGCTTGGGTTTGAGGAAGTTCAGTAATTTCATGATATTGGGAATGCAACTATTACCAGGATTCCCAAATTAGGGGGGTGCGTAGCTTGCTGCCTTTGGCATCCCTTAAGAGTCACATTTACCGCATCATTGCACTTTTTTCCTTTAAGAATTTTTTAGGGGCGATCGCCTATGACACAACAAAAACCCCACTTCACCTGTGGGGTTAGTTGGAATACGAGAATTATTGAATGCTGTTGGCGTAGTCGTATTTACCACCACGTTCAAGGGCGCGTTTGTAAGCAGGGCGCGCCTGAATGCGTTCAATAAATTGCTGAATCTTTGGTCGATTCTCAATTTGTTCAGGAAGCGTAGCGACAATTTCCAAAGGAAAGCTCATTTGGATATCGGCGGCGGTGAATTCTTCGCCTACAAACCATGTACTCTTACCAAGTTCAGCTTCTATATAGTCAAAGTGAAGCTTGATTTGGGGCGCGATAAATGCATCGTTGGCACTGCTGTTTTCTGCTGCAAAACGGTTAAAGATGAGGTTCATCACTAAAGGTGGCATTGCCGAACCTTCCGCATAATGCAACCAATAGGTGTAACGCAGACGCTCTGGTGTACCAGATGGTGGAATTAGCCGACCGTTGCCGTAGCGCTCTACTATGTATTCGATAATCGCTCCTGACTCAGCAATAGTTTCCCCTGCATCTGTAATTACTGGTGACTTACCAAGCGGATGAACTTGCCGTAGTGATGCTGGTGCTTGCATCGTCTTTGGGTCGCGTTCATAGTACTTGATGTCGTATTCGATACCTAATTCTTCAAGCAGCCATAGCACGCGCTGCGATCGCGAGTTGTTAAGATGATGGACAACAATCGTCATAGCTAGTTTCTACCTCGCTGTTGCATTTCTTGTTGGCGCATGGGCATAGCGTCAATTTGCTCAAATATTGCCTTAACCTGGACTGGTGTAGTATCTTGGCGCTTAACACCACCATCTTTGCCCACCAAAATTACACGAAAATTATCTTTGTCAACTCCAAAGCGCGATCGCAAATTGGCCACAGAAGATTCATCTATTAATTGTCCATTGGCATAGCTTTTATCAGCCAAAGCCTGAACCAGAACTAAATCCCGGTCAGCAAAACCACTATTATGCTGTTGCAATAACTGCATCTGTTGTTGGTAATTACGGTTATCAACAGATGGCGCAAACACTAGTAGCACGCGGTTTTGCCATTTTTGGGCACTGAGGTTAAATGAAGACATTTTGATAGGATGATTGCTTGAAAGCAGGGCAGTACCAGCAATGCTGACTGGCAACAGGGTAGACCACGCGGTGAGAGTAAAGGCAATTAATACTGACTTATTCACGCTCTTGGTTGTTATCTTATTGCATCATCTCAACCTATCATCAGTTTCCCCACTCTTTATATATCTGGTGGTTTGTCTTGGGTATTAAGTAAAGGTTCTTAAGATGCAACTTTTCCTCTAAGAATTTGGACTATGGGCGTGTAGGCGATCGCACCTCCCCTACTTCTCCTCTATCTTTGAGTAA includes these proteins:
- a CDS encoding NC domain protein yields the protein MRGDHVYYNCGAYSHHGIDCGDGTVIHYTKSQGNISRISWADFASGMTVFVKEYGQCDTPDTVVWRAESRLGENAYDLFDNNCEHFATWCKTGIHASEQVRNVGAVGVGASGSGAAVAGSLGVVSAAGAAAGLSGAGIMSGLATVGGVVGGGAVAGIGALGLAPAAITKIAMDQVLTDDENLPDDEREARAVGRTMTTVGALAGTAGAVGTVAAAGSVAGLSAAGITSGLAAVGATVGGGMVAGVAITVAAPAAAAAAVGFGAYKLWKWISE
- a CDS encoding integrase family protein, translated to MYKKRKYIAEGEIRFSPKCDYRISTLRTIYETLQEAYDERSEYEKDIWDMRKLGVKLVKSARDHHLNFTLILQPWLRQATKSYIRYCLAIQAGGTCRNKLKYLSHFSEFINKLATEIRPEDINRSLIVEYLSDLASLDLTSSYRQGSIGALKEFLELSTREGWVNVTEKSLIYPSDYPKTTEHLPKYISSYVIEQLNQHLDALPPYIMRMVLILEETGRRISEVCCLPWDCIKQDSQGDWFLIHYQYKMKKQDSIPVSKELAAVIQEQQEFIISQWGQGFPYLFPTPKPWGKGEPMSGSNFNYALKKLAYEKNICDESGDIYQFHSHQFRHTVGTRMINNGVPIHIVQRYLGHTSLEMTLRYAHIHDQTLKAEFAKYQGRMVDITGKIVQTESVIAEMAFGSNLDNIDEQWMKQNILAQALPNGLCSLPVVQGACPYGANKCLSCTHFKTDIRYLDKHQEHLERTNKIVEWAQQNQGSKRAKEILKENLPVQENLERIIATLEINHEA
- a CDS encoding integrase family protein, which produces MKVQRVRIPDTDRVTWLVLDDNYLSIQPIQSYLQYLESIERSPNTVHAYAGHLKLFWEFLRDSKIDWKDISLEKLADFIHWLRSPEPKVISIQTQEAKRTERTVNTILSAVCNFYDFHYRMGNVEELKVYGQQFYSGSRSYKPFLHHITKGKPVKKSLIKLKEPRIPPEILTGKQVRELISACNCRRDKFLISLLYESGMRIGQALGLRHEDVRSWDNEIYIVPRTNNVNGVRAKSKNSYVVHVSKELMTLYSDYLIYEYPEDLESDYVFINIWEGETGNALTYSSVAALFRRLEKKTGIKTSPHIFRHTHATELIRQGWDMAHVQKRLGHASVQTTINTYTHLTDNDLKEAYQEYLQQRDK
- a CDS encoding glutathione S-transferase, with translation MTIVVHHLNNSRSQRVLWLLEELGIEYDIKYYERDPKTMQAPASLRQVHPLGKSPVITDAGETIAESGAIIEYIVERYGNGRLIPPSGTPERLRYTYWLHYAEGSAMPPLVMNLIFNRFAAENSSANDAFIAPQIKLHFDYIEAELGKSTWFVGEEFTAADIQMSFPLEIVATLPEQIENRPKIQQFIERIQARPAYKRALERGGKYDYANSIQ